The DNA segment GCGGTGGATGCGGCGGCTCCGGCTGCCGACGGTGAGCAGGCGGGTGCGCAGGACGGCACCGACGCCGGCACGCCTGACACGGGATCAAATTCGTAAGTTGTTGCAACATTGACCCGTTATCCGGAACTCGATTGCCGGTTGCGGGACTAAAACGGACATATTTACAAGGGAGTCACAATGCTCAAAACCTATCGACGTATCGCTGTTCTGGCTGCCTTCGTACCGGCCATGATGCTGGCCAACGCGGCGCATGCCCAGGACGCCGACAAGACCGCTGCCATCAAGGAACTACTGACCGTGATGCAGGCCGACCAGGCCGTCAAGGGCCAGGCCGAGAACTGGCAGCAAGGCGCCAAGCAGGAAGCGCCCATGGTCCTGGAGCAGGTACTGGTCGAGAACAAGACGCTCAACGACAAGCAAAAGCAAGCTGCTGTCGAGAAGCTCAAGAAGAACGGCGCGGTGCAGCGCATGGTTGATGGCGCCGGCACGGCGTTCACCACCGATGGCTTCAAGACCGATGCCATGAAGGCCCACTACGACGCCTTCGGCAAGTACTACAGCGCCCAGGAAATCAAGGACCTGACCACGTTCCTGAAGTCGCCGACCGGCCAGAAGTTCATGGCTAACCAGGGCAAGGCGACCCAGGAAATCTGGGGCTCGATGATGCAAAAGTACGGCCCGCAAGTCGGCAAGTCGATGCGCGACGCCGCCGAGAAGGAGATCGCCGCCGCGGCGAAGTAATTCACCGGCGGGCAGGCTGGGCGGGCGGGGCGCTGTCCTCGCCTCCCCAATCCGGCGCGGGTTTGATGGATAATGGCTGCTTGGGTAATACCGGCAGCCATTTTTCATTTCGATCCCGATCCATGAACGAACCCCAGAATCCAGCACTTGCCGCCATGATGCAGCGCGCCGTGGCCGAGCGTGTCTATAACTTCTCGCCGGGTCCGGCGGCCCTGCCGACCGAAGTGCTGCTGCAGGCAGCCGACGAGATGCTGTCGTGGCACGGATCCGGCGTCTCGGTGATGGAAATGAGCCACCGCAGCCGCGAGTTCGAGAGCATCCAGGCCGAGGCGCTGGCCAACCTGCGCGAGCTGCTGCAGGTGCCGAAGAACTTCCGCATCCTGTTCCTGCAGGGCGGTGCCATCGGCGAAAACGGCATCGTGCCGCTGAACCTGATGCGCCGCGTGAACGCGGATCGTCCCAAGGCGGATTTCGTCGTCACCGGTACCTGGTCGGTCAAGTCCGAGCAGGAAGCGCGCCGCTACGGCGAGGTGAATATCGCAGCCACCAGCACCGCGCAAAAGTTCGCCCGCATCCCGGATGTCGCTGACTGGAAGCTGTCGGACGATGCTGCCTACGTGCACCTGTGCACCAACGAAACCATCGTTGGCGTGGAGTTCCAGGACGTGCCCGACATCGGCCAGCACCGCGACGGCGGACCGGTCGTGGTCGCCGACGTCTCCAGCCACATCCTGTCGCGCCCGGTCGACTGGTCGCGCGTGCAGGTCGCCTACGGCGGCGCGCAAAAGAACATCGGGCCGGCCGGCCTGACCATCGTGATCGTGCGCGAAGACCTGCTGGGCCATGCGCATCCCCTGTGCCCATCCGCCTTCAACTGGCGCCTGGTGGCCGAGCATGACTCGATGTACAACACGCCGCCGACCTATTCCATCTATATCGCCGGGCTGGTTTTCAAGTGGCTCAAGGCGCAGGGCGGCGTAGGCGCCATCGAGCAACGCAATATCGCCAAGTCGCACGCGCTGTATGAGTTCCTCGACCAGAGCGCGTTCTACCGCAACGAGATCGATCCAGGCAGCCGCTCGCGCATGAACGTGCCGTTTTTCCTGGCCGACGAATCCCGCAACGACGCCTTCCTGGCGGGCGCGCGTGCCAATGGCCTGGTGCAGTTGAAGGGCCACAAGTCGGTCGGCGGCATGCGCGCCAGCCTCTACAACGCCATGCCGATCGAGGGCGTTGCCGCCCTGATCGAGTATATGCGCGAGTTCGAGCGGACCGCGGCCTGATCCTTTGTTCGCTGCGGCATCGCGTGGCGATGCCGCAGTGGTGCCGATTCGGTTTTTCCCAAGGCCATTTCACTGCCATTGGCACTGCGCAATGGCGTGGCGTAGCGGATTCATACAATGACAAATCAAGACAAGCAGGGCGCGCAGGGGGAGGCGCAGCAGGACAATGGCGCGGCCGAAAAGGCGCTGGGCGTCGAGCTGACGCCGCTGCGCGAGCAGATCGACACGCTCGACCGCGAGCTGCTGGCGATGCTGAACCGCCGCGCGCAACTCGCCCTCGACGTGGGCGAGGTCAAGAAGAAGTACGGCGCGCCGGTGTTCCGCCCCGAGCGCGAGTTGCAGGTGATTCGCAAGGTGCAGGGGGCCAACCCTGGCCCCCTGCTAGACGACAGCGTGGCGGCAATCTGGCGTGAAGTCATGTCGGCCTGCCGCGGGCTGGAGAAGCCGCTCGAGGTGGCATTCCTCGGCCCGGCAGGCACCTTCTCGGAGCAGGCGCTGTACGCGCACTTTGGTCACGAGGTCAGCGGCGTACCCTGCCCCAGCATTGATGAGGTGTTCCGCGCGGTGGAAGCCGGCACCGTGGAGTACGGCGTGGTGCCGGTGGAGAATTCCACGGAGGGCGCGGTCTCGCGCACGCTGGACCTGTTCCTGCAGACCTCGCTGAAGATCAGTGGCGAGATCGCGCTGAAGGTGCACCACAACCTGATGGCATCGTCGCCCGATATGAAAGGCGTGACCGTGGTGCGCGCGCATGCGCAGGCGCTGGCGCAGTGCCAGCACTGGCTCACGGCCAACTACCCGCACCTGGAGCGCCAGGCGGTGTCGAGCAATGCGGAAGCGGCACGCATGGCCAGCGAGGATCCCACCGTGGCGGCCATCGCCGGCGAGTCGGCGGCCAATCGCTACCACCTGCATCTGGTGCGCACGCACATCCAGGATGATCCGCATAACCGCACGCGCTTTGCCGTGATCGGCCGCTACGAAACCGAGCCCTCCGGCAGCGACCAGACCTCGATGATCCTCTCGGTGCCCAACAAGGCAGGCGCGGTCTACCAGTTGCTTGCGCCGCTGGCCGACAACGGTGTGTCGATGTGCCGGTTCGAGTCGCGCCCAGCGCGCAGCGGCGCGTGGGAGTACTACTTCTACGTCGACGTCGAAGGCCACCAGCACGATGCTTCAGTGGCGCGCGCGCTGGAAGAGTTGCGCCGCAACGCGGCCTACTTCAAGGTGCTGGGCTCGTATCCGTCCAGCCGTTAACAGGATCGGCGATCCGCGAACAACGTTTCAGAGAAGGAATGAACATGGCAGAGCAGGGCAAGCAGTTCGGTCCGGAGTATGTGCGGGCGATTTCCCCGTACGTGGCGGGCAAGCCGATTTCCGAAGTGGCGCGCGAGTTTGGGCTGGTTGAGTCCACCATCGTCAAGCTGGCCTCGAACGAGAATCC comes from the Cupriavidus basilensis genome and includes:
- the pheA gene encoding prephenate dehydratase produces the protein MTNQDKQGAQGEAQQDNGAAEKALGVELTPLREQIDTLDRELLAMLNRRAQLALDVGEVKKKYGAPVFRPERELQVIRKVQGANPGPLLDDSVAAIWREVMSACRGLEKPLEVAFLGPAGTFSEQALYAHFGHEVSGVPCPSIDEVFRAVEAGTVEYGVVPVENSTEGAVSRTLDLFLQTSLKISGEIALKVHHNLMASSPDMKGVTVVRAHAQALAQCQHWLTANYPHLERQAVSSNAEAARMASEDPTVAAIAGESAANRYHLHLVRTHIQDDPHNRTRFAVIGRYETEPSGSDQTSMILSVPNKAGAVYQLLAPLADNGVSMCRFESRPARSGAWEYYFYVDVEGHQHDASVARALEELRRNAAYFKVLGSYPSSR
- a CDS encoding DUF2059 domain-containing protein yields the protein MLKTYRRIAVLAAFVPAMMLANAAHAQDADKTAAIKELLTVMQADQAVKGQAENWQQGAKQEAPMVLEQVLVENKTLNDKQKQAAVEKLKKNGAVQRMVDGAGTAFTTDGFKTDAMKAHYDAFGKYYSAQEIKDLTTFLKSPTGQKFMANQGKATQEIWGSMMQKYGPQVGKSMRDAAEKEIAAAAK
- the serC gene encoding 3-phosphoserine/phosphohydroxythreonine transaminase — translated: MNEPQNPALAAMMQRAVAERVYNFSPGPAALPTEVLLQAADEMLSWHGSGVSVMEMSHRSREFESIQAEALANLRELLQVPKNFRILFLQGGAIGENGIVPLNLMRRVNADRPKADFVVTGTWSVKSEQEARRYGEVNIAATSTAQKFARIPDVADWKLSDDAAYVHLCTNETIVGVEFQDVPDIGQHRDGGPVVVADVSSHILSRPVDWSRVQVAYGGAQKNIGPAGLTIVIVREDLLGHAHPLCPSAFNWRLVAEHDSMYNTPPTYSIYIAGLVFKWLKAQGGVGAIEQRNIAKSHALYEFLDQSAFYRNEIDPGSRSRMNVPFFLADESRNDAFLAGARANGLVQLKGHKSVGGMRASLYNAMPIEGVAALIEYMREFERTAA